A single genomic interval of Spinacia oleracea cultivar Varoflay chromosome 6, BTI_SOV_V1, whole genome shotgun sequence harbors:
- the LOC110802790 gene encoding uncharacterized protein translates to MSFSRKFNPINPLAAELYAVRERLMVEVDCDIKDLELETNAQSLVTMLGSVDNTYHHELSAVNNDVDCLRTRFSSLVIKHIPRGSKKVVHCLAQYAMSMAVGHKMFMNPPHFTRVAYQDDIDR, encoded by the coding sequence ATGAGTTTTTCTAGAAAGTTCAACCCCATTAACCCCCTTGCAGCAGAGCTATATGCAGTGCGTGAAAGACTAATGGTGGAGGTAGACTGTGACATTAAGGATCTTGAATTGGAAACAAACGCTCAATCTCTGGTAACCATGTTGGGATCAGTGGATAACACCTATCACCACGAGCTTTCAGCTGTTAACAATGATGTTGACTGTCTAAGGACTAGGTTCAGTTCTTTAGTCATCAAACACATTCCCCGAGGTAGCAAAAAGGTGGTCCATTGCCTTGCTCAATATGCCATGAGTATGGCGGTTGGCCACAAGATGTTCATGAATCCACCCCATTTCACAAGAGTTGCTTACCAGGATGACATAGACAGATGA